A region from the Mesorhizobium sp. J8 genome encodes:
- a CDS encoding glycosyltransferase family 2 protein, translating to MAGGAQEPVTQAIPSILIVIPCLNEAAHIGGLLDQLRPAAARLGGRIVVADGGSTDGTQAIVENIVAKDPRVILLANPKRLQSAAINLAVASLGEGADYLIRIDAHGGYPDDYCDRLVEDALATGADSVVVSMLTAGTGAVQKAVAAAQNSKLGTGGSKHRHMSEGEWVDHGHHALMRVAAFRHVGGYDESFSHNEDAELDYRLRQAGYRVWMSGRTQMVYYPRSTLKSLYFQYLGYGRGRARNVLKHRMVPKVRQMVPLLVAPVVLLALFSFVHWLAAVPFLLWAAVCLSYGLVAALRQRNAGIALAGVSAMVMHFGWSVGFWQQLLTSRLQRKVA from the coding sequence ATGGCAGGGGGCGCACAGGAACCAGTGACGCAGGCTATCCCGTCGATCCTGATCGTCATTCCCTGCCTCAACGAGGCAGCCCATATCGGCGGCCTGCTCGACCAATTGCGGCCCGCGGCGGCACGGCTCGGCGGCCGCATCGTCGTCGCCGACGGCGGCAGCACCGACGGCACGCAGGCCATCGTAGAAAACATCGTGGCGAAGGATCCCCGGGTGATCCTGCTTGCCAATCCGAAGCGCCTCCAGAGCGCCGCCATCAATCTCGCGGTGGCGAGTCTCGGCGAAGGCGCCGACTACCTTATCCGCATCGACGCGCATGGCGGCTATCCGGACGATTACTGCGACCGGCTGGTTGAGGATGCGCTTGCGACCGGCGCCGATTCGGTCGTCGTTTCGATGCTGACCGCCGGCACCGGCGCCGTGCAGAAAGCGGTCGCGGCGGCGCAGAACTCCAAGCTCGGCACCGGCGGCTCGAAGCACCGTCACATGTCCGAGGGCGAATGGGTCGACCACGGCCACCACGCGCTGATGCGCGTCGCCGCCTTCCGGCATGTCGGTGGCTATGACGAGAGCTTCAGCCACAACGAGGACGCCGAGCTCGACTATCGGCTCCGCCAGGCCGGCTATCGCGTCTGGATGAGCGGCAGGACGCAGATGGTCTACTATCCGCGCTCGACGCTGAAGAGCCTCTATTTCCAGTATCTCGGCTATGGCCGCGGCCGCGCCAGGAACGTACTGAAGCACCGTATGGTGCCGAAGGTCCGGCAGATGGTTCCGCTGCTGGTTGCGCCCGTAGTGCTGCTCGCCCTGTTCTCCTTCGTCCACTGGCTGGCGGCGGTGCCTTTCCTTTTGTGGGCGGCGGTGTGCCTCAGTTACGGCCTGGTGGCGGCGCTACGCCAGCGCAACGCCGGCATAGCGCTCGCCGGCGTCTCGGCGATGGTTATGCATTTCGGCTGGTCCGTCGGCTTCTGGCAGCAGCTTTTGACGTCCCGCTTGCAGCGCAAGGTGGCATGA
- a CDS encoding glycosyl transferase family 1, whose product MLHVLYLVHDVSDPAVRRRVQMLKAGGAGVTLAGFRRTTSPVAEIEGIEPVDLGATRDGRFAQRLGAVAKAAMSIGAKLGAMRTPDLIIARNLEMLALARRANGALGTNVPIVYECLDIHRLVLRDDFVGRTLRGAERHLARDVKLLVTSSPAFIANYFEPFGQIVAPVELLENKYFETAPVAAVHSFEDDSPASPPWRIGWFGALRCRRSLELLAEFTRRQAGRFEVVLRGRPALSEFPDFHGFVEAEPWLSFGGPYRNPEDMAAIYGQVHFSWAIDFFEAGQNSEWLLPNRLYEGCRFGAVPISMAGTETGRFLKRQDIGVLLSEATPEGIEAMLGRMDQDRYRGLKSRVLARNPRTWSYDRSDCAAFVEKLRGLAAMRSNFATTEAAA is encoded by the coding sequence GGCGGCGCCGGGGTCACCCTGGCGGGGTTCCGCCGCACCACCAGCCCGGTCGCCGAGATCGAAGGCATCGAACCTGTCGACCTCGGCGCGACGCGCGACGGCCGATTCGCGCAACGCCTCGGCGCAGTCGCCAAGGCCGCGATGTCGATCGGCGCGAAGCTGGGCGCCATGCGCACACCCGATCTCATCATCGCGCGCAACCTCGAGATGCTGGCACTGGCCCGCCGCGCCAATGGCGCGCTTGGGACGAATGTGCCGATCGTTTATGAATGCCTCGACATCCATCGCCTGGTATTGCGCGACGATTTCGTCGGCAGGACGCTGCGCGGCGCCGAACGCCACCTCGCCCGCGACGTGAAGCTTCTGGTGACGAGCTCGCCGGCCTTCATCGCCAATTATTTCGAGCCTTTCGGGCAGATCGTCGCGCCCGTCGAGCTGCTCGAGAACAAATATTTCGAGACCGCGCCGGTTGCGGCGGTGCATTCTTTCGAGGACGACAGCCCGGCGTCACCGCCCTGGCGTATCGGCTGGTTTGGCGCGCTGCGCTGCCGCCGCTCGTTGGAGCTGCTGGCCGAGTTCACCCGCCGGCAGGCGGGACGCTTCGAGGTGGTGCTGAGGGGCCGTCCGGCGCTGTCCGAATTCCCGGACTTTCACGGTTTCGTCGAGGCCGAGCCGTGGCTTTCATTCGGCGGCCCTTACCGCAATCCGGAGGATATGGCGGCAATCTACGGGCAAGTGCATTTCTCCTGGGCGATCGATTTCTTCGAGGCCGGCCAGAATTCCGAATGGCTGCTTCCTAACCGTCTCTATGAAGGCTGCCGCTTTGGCGCCGTGCCGATCTCGATGGCGGGTACCGAGACCGGCCGGTTCCTGAAGCGGCAGGACATCGGCGTGCTCCTGTCCGAGGCGACGCCCGAGGGCATCGAAGCGATGCTCGGCCGGATGGATCAGGACCGCTATCGCGGCCTGAAGTCGCGGGTGCTGGCGCGCAATCCAAGGACCTGGAGCTACGACCGCAGCGATTGCGCGGCTTTCGTCGAAAAGCTGCGCGGCCTTGCCGCCATGCGTTCAAATTTTGCGACGACGGAGGCCGCGGCGTGA
- a CDS encoding polysaccharide biosynthesis tyrosine autokinase, protein MNYANFPLDKRMPLPSTDQEKGEDFIDVERLLGMAARQAKVVAVCAVIGLFLGVIYLQTTPKQYMSVASVLIDEGLNKVVDDISAASQTVQTDASFLSQVEILTSARLASVVVDKLKLDQNDAFMNPPQSALAKGIGFLRGLVSYFRGSSAGDIPGIENVDEATRQAMIKTATHDYAVLKLQSEVLAQRNGRSYVISIGYQAPDPALAMAITKAYADAYLADQLNASFDATERAALWLQGRLTELRESSQQAAMAVEKFRAEHGLSANSDGQLLSDKQLADLNAQLIVAQADTARASARYQQYKAIVDSGSESAFNDSAIAADQPSSSVIIALKTRYLAIAKRLQDVENNFGKDHPQAVALAKEKADVSAQIFGQLKQITESYRNDYQVAQARETALREKIAAQAGKSSIDNQSQVKLKELDQQAQALTTLYQTFLSRYEEASQQQSFPVGKVRIISDATMPLAASSPRTLRVLALSLVLGLMLGAGFGGLNEFNERFFRTGEDIRDRVGLKFLGYLPTIGGGKAKESKADDLPADGKVASLSAAEKRARMRVSIDAPASMFAETLRNAKIAFDVVMEDRGSRVIGVISVLPGEGKSTVAANLAGLLAANGAKTLLIDGDLRNPGLSRSLGMEAEQGLMEAVVNGQTWQSVGKVDRQTKLAIIPAVLRGQFSHTSELLGSAGMRRFIENAKETFEYIIVDLPPLGPVVDAKAFAPLVDSFVLVTEWGRTPRNMVRSMLESEPYIANKVIGAVLNKVDLKKLAKYGSLGGSERFFDRYSSYYLEKSEQRPKQAA, encoded by the coding sequence ATGAACTATGCCAACTTCCCCCTCGACAAGAGGATGCCATTGCCCAGTACCGATCAGGAAAAGGGTGAAGACTTCATCGATGTCGAGCGCCTGCTTGGCATGGCCGCCCGACAGGCCAAGGTCGTGGCGGTCTGCGCCGTCATCGGTCTGTTCCTGGGTGTGATCTATCTGCAGACCACGCCCAAGCAATATATGTCCGTGGCGAGTGTTCTGATCGACGAGGGTCTGAACAAGGTCGTCGACGACATCTCGGCGGCGTCGCAAACCGTTCAGACCGATGCTTCCTTTCTCAGCCAGGTCGAGATTCTCACCTCCGCGCGCTTGGCATCGGTGGTGGTCGACAAGCTGAAGCTCGATCAGAACGATGCGTTCATGAACCCGCCCCAATCGGCTCTGGCGAAGGGCATCGGCTTCCTGCGCGGCCTGGTCAGCTACTTCCGCGGCAGCTCGGCGGGCGACATCCCTGGCATTGAGAATGTCGACGAGGCGACGCGCCAAGCCATGATCAAGACGGCGACACACGACTATGCCGTGCTGAAGCTGCAGAGCGAGGTGCTGGCGCAGCGCAACGGCCGCAGCTACGTGATTTCCATCGGCTATCAGGCGCCGGATCCTGCTTTGGCCATGGCCATCACCAAGGCCTATGCGGACGCCTATCTGGCGGATCAGCTCAATGCCAGCTTCGACGCCACCGAGCGCGCCGCCTTGTGGCTGCAGGGCCGGCTCACCGAGTTGCGCGAGAGCTCGCAGCAGGCTGCGATGGCGGTCGAGAAGTTCAGGGCCGAGCATGGGCTCTCCGCCAACAGCGACGGCCAGTTGCTGAGCGACAAGCAGCTCGCCGATCTCAACGCGCAGCTCATCGTCGCCCAGGCTGATACCGCCAGGGCCAGCGCCCGCTACCAGCAATACAAGGCGATCGTCGACAGCGGCTCCGAAAGCGCCTTCAACGATTCCGCGATAGCAGCCGACCAGCCGAGCAGCTCGGTCATCATCGCGCTGAAAACCCGTTATCTCGCGATCGCCAAGCGCCTGCAGGACGTCGAGAACAACTTCGGCAAGGATCATCCGCAGGCGGTCGCGCTGGCCAAGGAGAAGGCCGACGTGTCGGCGCAGATCTTCGGCCAGCTGAAGCAGATCACCGAAAGCTATCGAAACGACTACCAGGTGGCGCAGGCGCGCGAGACCGCGCTTAGGGAGAAGATCGCCGCCCAGGCAGGCAAGAGCTCGATCGACAACCAGTCGCAGGTCAAGCTGAAGGAGCTCGATCAGCAGGCCCAGGCGCTGACCACGCTTTATCAGACCTTCCTCAGCCGCTACGAGGAAGCCTCGCAGCAGCAGTCCTTCCCGGTCGGCAAGGTCCGCATCATATCAGACGCGACGATGCCGCTCGCGGCCTCCAGCCCCCGCACCTTGCGCGTGCTGGCGCTGTCGCTGGTGCTCGGCCTGATGCTTGGCGCCGGCTTTGGCGGGCTCAACGAGTTCAACGAGCGGTTCTTCAGGACGGGTGAGGACATCCGCGACCGGGTCGGTCTGAAGTTCCTCGGCTATCTGCCGACGATCGGCGGCGGCAAGGCCAAGGAGTCCAAGGCCGACGACCTGCCGGCCGACGGCAAGGTGGCGAGCCTTTCGGCGGCGGAGAAACGGGCGCGCATGCGTGTCAGCATCGATGCCCCGGCATCGATGTTCGCCGAGACGCTGCGCAACGCCAAGATCGCCTTCGACGTCGTCATGGAAGACCGCGGCAGCCGGGTCATCGGGGTCATCTCCGTGCTGCCCGGGGAGGGCAAGTCGACGGTGGCGGCGAATCTCGCCGGCCTGCTCGCCGCCAACGGCGCCAAGACCCTGCTCATCGACGGCGACCTGCGCAATCCGGGCTTGAGCCGCAGCCTCGGCATGGAGGCCGAGCAAGGCCTGATGGAGGCGGTGGTCAACGGCCAGACATGGCAGTCGGTCGGCAAGGTCGACCGCCAGACCAAACTTGCGATCATTCCCGCCGTGCTGCGCGGCCAGTTCTCGCACACCAGCGAGCTTCTGGGCTCGGCCGGCATGCGGCGCTTCATCGAGAATGCCAAGGAGACGTTCGAATACATCATCGTCGACCTGCCGCCGCTCGGCCCCGTCGTCGACGCCAAGGCCTTCGCCCCGCTGGTCGACAGTTTCGTCCTGGTCACCGAATGGGGCCGCACGCCGCGCAACATGGTGCGCTCGATGCTGGAATCCGAACCCTATATCGCCAACAAGGTGATCGGCGCGGTGCTCAACAAGGTCGATCTGAAGAAGCTGGCCAAATACGGCTCGCTCGGCGGTTCGGAAAGGTTCTTCGACCGCTATTCGAGCTACTATCTGGAAAAATCCGAGCAGCGCCCCAAGCAGGCAGCCTGA
- the galU gene encoding UTP--glucose-1-phosphate uridylyltransferase GalU has product MQKVRKAVIPVAGLGTRFLPATKSMPKEMLPVVDKPVVQYAVDEAFEAGIEHIVFVTGRNKAVIEDYFDLHPELIGTLEQTGKKAQLESLESLLPVAGATSFIRQQSPQGLGHAVWCARDVIGNEPFALLLPDMVSFGTRGCLAETVDLYQRTGGNVIAVERCDPAETSKYGIVGRGDEVGSGFKVTAMVEKPAPANAPSNFYINGRYVLQPEIFALLGNQQRGAGNEIQLTDAMVRLAQSQPFYAQPFDGRMFDCGSKEGFIEATIAFALARDDMKGPVFEMLQQFVRSHERREVAA; this is encoded by the coding sequence ATGCAGAAAGTCAGGAAGGCAGTCATCCCGGTGGCGGGGCTCGGAACGCGGTTCCTGCCGGCGACCAAGTCGATGCCGAAGGAAATGCTGCCCGTCGTCGACAAGCCCGTCGTGCAATATGCCGTCGACGAGGCGTTCGAGGCCGGCATCGAGCACATCGTCTTCGTCACCGGCCGCAACAAGGCGGTCATCGAGGACTATTTCGACCTGCACCCTGAACTGATCGGCACGCTGGAGCAGACCGGCAAGAAGGCACAGCTCGAATCGCTGGAAAGCCTGTTGCCCGTCGCCGGCGCCACCTCCTTCATCCGCCAGCAGTCGCCGCAGGGCCTAGGCCACGCCGTCTGGTGCGCGCGCGACGTGATCGGCAACGAGCCCTTCGCGCTGCTGCTTCCCGACATGGTGTCGTTCGGCACGCGCGGCTGCCTTGCCGAGACGGTCGACCTTTACCAGCGCACCGGCGGCAATGTCATCGCCGTCGAGCGCTGCGACCCGGCCGAAACCAGCAAATACGGCATTGTCGGCCGCGGCGACGAGGTCGGTTCCGGCTTCAAGGTCACGGCGATGGTCGAAAAGCCGGCGCCCGCCAACGCGCCGTCGAATTTCTACATCAACGGCCGCTACGTCCTGCAGCCGGAGATCTTTGCCCTGCTCGGCAACCAGCAGCGCGGCGCCGGCAACGAGATTCAACTCACCGACGCCATGGTGCGCCTGGCTCAGAGCCAGCCTTTCTATGCCCAGCCTTTCGATGGCCGCATGTTCGACTGTGGTTCCAAGGAGGGCTTCATCGAGGCCACCATCGCCTTTGCGCTGGCCCGCGACGACATGAAGGGTCCTGTCTTCGAGATGCTGCAGCAATTTGTCCGGTCGCATGAGCGCCGGGAAGTAGCCGCATAA
- a CDS encoding glycosyltransferase encodes MMAGRSIDICICTFRRPELADTLRSVAALEKPAGLEIGIVIADNDDEPSAQKLVKALAEELKLPVRYRHAPARNISIARNACLDASVSDFVAFIDDDETASPSWLVELIAAADATGAAAVLGPVRAHYRQDAPDWMRKGDFHSTLPVWVRGEIRTGYTCNVLLRTADASLRGRRFSLARGQTGGEDTEFFDAMVKAGGRIAFAPNAFVDEVVPRARAAFDWLRRRRFRFGQTHGHLIGRGAGGIRRAGQIGLASAKAAYCFGMAILTAISPVRRNRSVLRGIMHVGVVSGLVGVREIRQYGLTSPEQGNKRAA; translated from the coding sequence ATGATGGCCGGCCGCTCGATCGACATCTGCATCTGCACCTTCCGCCGGCCGGAGCTGGCCGACACGCTGCGCTCCGTCGCTGCGCTGGAGAAGCCGGCGGGACTGGAGATAGGCATCGTCATTGCCGACAATGACGATGAGCCCAGCGCGCAGAAGCTGGTGAAGGCTTTGGCCGAAGAGCTGAAGCTGCCGGTCCGTTACCGCCACGCGCCGGCGCGCAACATCTCGATCGCCCGCAACGCTTGCCTCGACGCCAGCGTGTCGGACTTCGTCGCCTTCATCGACGACGACGAGACGGCGTCGCCCTCCTGGCTGGTCGAGTTGATTGCGGCGGCCGACGCTACGGGTGCCGCGGCGGTGCTCGGTCCAGTGCGGGCGCATTATCGCCAGGACGCGCCGGACTGGATGCGGAAGGGTGATTTCCATTCCACCTTGCCGGTCTGGGTGCGCGGCGAGATCCGCACCGGCTACACCTGCAACGTCCTGCTCAGAACGGCCGATGCAAGCCTGCGCGGCCGGCGCTTCAGCCTGGCGCGCGGCCAGACCGGCGGCGAGGACACCGAATTCTTCGACGCCATGGTCAAGGCCGGCGGACGTATCGCCTTTGCGCCTAATGCCTTCGTCGATGAGGTCGTGCCGCGCGCCAGGGCCGCGTTCGACTGGCTGCGCCGCCGCCGCTTCCGCTTCGGCCAGACGCATGGCCATCTGATCGGGCGCGGCGCTGGCGGCATACGCCGCGCCGGCCAGATCGGGCTGGCTTCGGCCAAGGCCGCCTACTGTTTCGGCATGGCGATTTTGACCGCGATCAGCCCGGTGCGGCGGAACCGCAGCGTGCTGCGCGGCATTATGCACGTTGGCGTCGTCAGCGGTTTGGTCGGCGTCCGCGAAATCCGCCAATACGGCCTCACGTCGCCAGAACAAGGGAACAAGCGTGCAGCCTGA
- a CDS encoding glycosyltransferase family 2 protein produces MQPDVSFVIAAYNAEATLDRAIAGAIAQLGVTVEVIVVDDQSRDGTLDVARAYPQDIVKVVALPANRGPGGARNAGLDLARGRWVAVLDSDDAVLPDRLAMMISRAEAAGAQIAVDNVQVVREDGTPDDTMFPASYLESLREISLADYIDGNLVFESRFNLGYLKPIFQRRFLDDNRLRYDEKLRIGEDYILLASALASGGRCVVEPTVGYVYHIRTGSISRVLDLHHVEAMTHADAAFAAAYPMDSSAKAAFARRGRSLRKASSFLSLVQHIKARAPIKAIGAALRDPAAIGHLSMPIAVRLKRVAAQLRRGGGEIKHAGDLIAGDR; encoded by the coding sequence GTGCAGCCTGACGTCAGCTTCGTCATTGCCGCCTATAATGCGGAGGCCACCCTCGACCGCGCCATTGCCGGCGCGATCGCGCAACTCGGCGTGACCGTCGAGGTCATCGTCGTCGACGACCAGTCGCGCGACGGCACGCTCGATGTGGCGCGCGCCTATCCGCAAGATATCGTCAAGGTGGTGGCGCTGCCGGCCAATCGTGGTCCGGGCGGCGCCCGCAATGCCGGCCTCGACCTGGCCAGGGGCCGCTGGGTGGCGGTGCTGGATTCCGACGATGCGGTCCTTCCCGACCGCCTGGCCATGATGATCTCCCGCGCCGAAGCGGCGGGTGCCCAGATTGCGGTCGACAATGTCCAGGTCGTGCGCGAGGACGGCACGCCCGACGACACCATGTTTCCGGCCAGCTATCTCGAAAGCCTGCGCGAAATCTCGCTGGCCGACTACATCGACGGCAATCTGGTCTTCGAATCGCGCTTCAATCTCGGCTATCTCAAGCCGATCTTCCAGCGCCGCTTCCTCGACGACAACAGGCTGCGCTACGACGAGAAGCTGCGCATCGGCGAGGACTACATTCTTCTGGCCAGCGCGCTGGCCAGCGGCGGCCGCTGCGTGGTCGAGCCGACCGTCGGCTATGTCTATCATATCCGTACCGGCTCGATCTCGCGGGTGCTCGACCTGCATCACGTCGAGGCGATGACGCATGCCGACGCCGCCTTCGCTGCGGCATATCCCATGGACAGCAGCGCGAAGGCGGCCTTCGCCAGGCGTGGCCGCAGCCTGCGCAAGGCGTCGTCGTTCCTGTCCCTGGTTCAGCACATCAAGGCGCGCGCGCCGATCAAGGCGATCGGCGCGGCGCTCAGGGATCCGGCCGCGATCGGGCATTTGAGCATGCCTATCGCGGTCCGGCTCAAAAGGGTTGCGGCGCAGCTTCGCCGTGGGGGTGGGGAGATAAAGCATGCTGGCGATTTGATAGCCGGCGACAGGTAG